The Humulus lupulus chromosome 3, drHumLupu1.1, whole genome shotgun sequence genome window below encodes:
- the LOC133823435 gene encoding clathrin heavy chain 1-like isoform X2 has product MVVFWKWITPKLLGLVTQTSVYHWSIEGKTEPVKMFERTVNLANNQIINYRCDPSEKWLVLIGIATGAPERQNLVKGNMQLFSVEQQRSQALEAHAAAFAQFKLCFLLPRTFFGWMNPLMQRAYQRPTTEKEVWKLDTWDRTETLNAKFQEYWVKESQKPKPWLLKALNSSLGGRFWWGGFWKM; this is encoded by the exons ATG GTTGTATTTTGGAAATGGATTACCCCAAAGTTGTTGGGTCTGGTTACACAGACCTCGGTATATCATTGGTCAATTGAAG GTAAGACTGAACCTGTGAAGATGTTCGAAAGAACTGTTAATCTGGCAAACAATCAGATAATAAACTATCGATGTGACCCTTCTGAAAAGTGGTTGGTTTTGATTGGAATTGCCACTGGTGCTCCTGAG AGGCAAAATCTGGTTAAAGGGAATATGCAACTCTTTTCAGTGGAACAACAGAGAAGTCAAGCTCTGGAAGCTCATGCTGCTGCTTTTGCACAATTTAAA CTATGTTTTCTTTTACCAAGAACATTCTTTGGTTGGATGAATCCCCTTATGCAGCGTGCATATCAAAGACCAACAACAGAGAAGGAAGTGTGGAAGTTAGATACTTGGGATAGAACAGAAACATTGAATGCTAA GTTCCAAGAATATTGGGTTAAAGAATCTCAGAAGCCAAAGCCATGGCTGTTAAAAGCATTAAACAGTAGCCTTGGAGGAAG GTTTTGGTGGGGAGGCTTTTGGAAG atgtga
- the LOC133823435 gene encoding clathrin heavy chain 1-like isoform X1: protein MGLINREVVFWKWITPKLLGLVTQTSVYHWSIEGKTEPVKMFERTVNLANNQIINYRCDPSEKWLVLIGIATGAPERQNLVKGNMQLFSVEQQRSQALEAHAAAFAQFKLCFLLPRTFFGWMNPLMQRAYQRPTTEKEVWKLDTWDRTETLNAKFQEYWVKESQKPKPWLLKALNSSLGGRFWWGGFWKM from the exons ATGGGCCTTATTAACAGAGAG GTTGTATTTTGGAAATGGATTACCCCAAAGTTGTTGGGTCTGGTTACACAGACCTCGGTATATCATTGGTCAATTGAAG GTAAGACTGAACCTGTGAAGATGTTCGAAAGAACTGTTAATCTGGCAAACAATCAGATAATAAACTATCGATGTGACCCTTCTGAAAAGTGGTTGGTTTTGATTGGAATTGCCACTGGTGCTCCTGAG AGGCAAAATCTGGTTAAAGGGAATATGCAACTCTTTTCAGTGGAACAACAGAGAAGTCAAGCTCTGGAAGCTCATGCTGCTGCTTTTGCACAATTTAAA CTATGTTTTCTTTTACCAAGAACATTCTTTGGTTGGATGAATCCCCTTATGCAGCGTGCATATCAAAGACCAACAACAGAGAAGGAAGTGTGGAAGTTAGATACTTGGGATAGAACAGAAACATTGAATGCTAA GTTCCAAGAATATTGGGTTAAAGAATCTCAGAAGCCAAAGCCATGGCTGTTAAAAGCATTAAACAGTAGCCTTGGAGGAAG GTTTTGGTGGGGAGGCTTTTGGAAG atgtga
- the LOC133823435 gene encoding ABC transporter C family member 1-like isoform X4 has product MFERTVNLANNQIINYRCDPSEKWLVLIGIATGAPERQNLVKGNMQLFSVEQQRSQALEAHAAAFAQFKLCFLLPRTFFGWMNPLMQRAYQRPTTEKEVWKLDTWDRTETLNAKFQEYWVKESQKPKPWLLKALNSSLGGRFWWGGFWKM; this is encoded by the exons ATGTTCGAAAGAACTGTTAATCTGGCAAACAATCAGATAATAAACTATCGATGTGACCCTTCTGAAAAGTGGTTGGTTTTGATTGGAATTGCCACTGGTGCTCCTGAG AGGCAAAATCTGGTTAAAGGGAATATGCAACTCTTTTCAGTGGAACAACAGAGAAGTCAAGCTCTGGAAGCTCATGCTGCTGCTTTTGCACAATTTAAA CTATGTTTTCTTTTACCAAGAACATTCTTTGGTTGGATGAATCCCCTTATGCAGCGTGCATATCAAAGACCAACAACAGAGAAGGAAGTGTGGAAGTTAGATACTTGGGATAGAACAGAAACATTGAATGCTAA GTTCCAAGAATATTGGGTTAAAGAATCTCAGAAGCCAAAGCCATGGCTGTTAAAAGCATTAAACAGTAGCCTTGGAGGAAG GTTTTGGTGGGGAGGCTTTTGGAAG atgtga
- the LOC133823435 gene encoding clathrin heavy chain 1-like isoform X3: MGLINREVVFWKWITPKLLGLVTQTSVYHWSIEGKTEPVKMFERTVNLANNQIINYRCDPSEKWLVLIGIATGAPERQNLVKGNMQLFSVEQQRSQALEAHAAAFAQFKRAYQRPTTEKEVWKLDTWDRTETLNAKFQEYWVKESQKPKPWLLKALNSSLGGRFWWGGFWKM; the protein is encoded by the exons ATGGGCCTTATTAACAGAGAG GTTGTATTTTGGAAATGGATTACCCCAAAGTTGTTGGGTCTGGTTACACAGACCTCGGTATATCATTGGTCAATTGAAG GTAAGACTGAACCTGTGAAGATGTTCGAAAGAACTGTTAATCTGGCAAACAATCAGATAATAAACTATCGATGTGACCCTTCTGAAAAGTGGTTGGTTTTGATTGGAATTGCCACTGGTGCTCCTGAG AGGCAAAATCTGGTTAAAGGGAATATGCAACTCTTTTCAGTGGAACAACAGAGAAGTCAAGCTCTGGAAGCTCATGCTGCTGCTTTTGCACAATTTAAA CGTGCATATCAAAGACCAACAACAGAGAAGGAAGTGTGGAAGTTAGATACTTGGGATAGAACAGAAACATTGAATGCTAA GTTCCAAGAATATTGGGTTAAAGAATCTCAGAAGCCAAAGCCATGGCTGTTAAAAGCATTAAACAGTAGCCTTGGAGGAAG GTTTTGGTGGGGAGGCTTTTGGAAG atgtga